A region from the bacterium genome encodes:
- a CDS encoding inositol-3-phosphate synthase has product MKKIKVAIVGVGNCASSLIQGIEYYKGKSQDEVIGLMHHNLGGYKPEDIEFITAFDIDKRKVNLDLSSAIFQKPNCTKKICNVPFMNVKVELGFLLDGVARHMLNYPEEQTFVIDEYLDDFVPDDKRSEAMERIVKILKEKGAEILINYLPVGSQHATEFYIECALEAGCGVINCIPVFIASNKDWEKKFKERNLPIIGDDIKSQVGATIVHRVLTKLFEDRGVLLERTYQLNTGGNTDFLNMLNRDRLASKKISKTQSVQSQLKTPLAPENIHIGPSDYVPWQKDNKVCFIRMEGRGFADIPLNLELRLSVEDSPNSAGVAIDAIRCLKLALERKIGGVIIGPSSYFMKSPPKQFSDTEARRLTEKFIANKT; this is encoded by the coding sequence ATGAAGAAGATTAAAGTTGCCATTGTGGGGGTTGGGAATTGTGCAAGTTCCCTAATTCAGGGGATTGAGTATTACAAAGGGAAATCACAAGATGAGGTAATCGGGCTGATGCACCATAATTTGGGTGGTTATAAGCCAGAGGATATTGAATTTATAACAGCCTTTGATATTGATAAAAGAAAGGTAAATCTTGATTTATCAAGCGCAATATTTCAGAAGCCTAATTGCACAAAGAAGATCTGCAATGTGCCATTTATGAATGTAAAGGTTGAGCTTGGATTTTTATTGGATGGTGTAGCAAGGCATATGCTAAATTATCCAGAGGAGCAAACATTTGTCATTGATGAATATTTGGATGATTTTGTTCCCGATGATAAAAGGAGCGAGGCAATGGAAAGGATTGTTAAAATCCTAAAGGAAAAGGGTGCAGAGATTTTAATAAATTACCTGCCGGTTGGCTCCCAGCATGCCACAGAATTCTACATCGAATGTGCCTTAGAAGCAGGATGCGGGGTAATAAATTGTATACCGGTATTTATTGCCTCAAATAAAGATTGGGAGAAAAAATTTAAGGAAAGAAACCTTCCCATTATTGGCGATGATATAAAATCTCAGGTGGGAGCAACCATTGTCCATCGGGTTTTAACCAAGCTATTTGAGGATAGGGGGGTTTTGCTTGAGAGGACATACCAGCTAAACACAGGAGGAAATACAGATTTCTTAAATATGCTAAACAGAGATAGGCTGGCCTCTAAAAAAATTTCAAAGACGCAATCGGTCCAATCCCAGCTTAAAACCCCTTTAGCTCCTGAAAACATCCACATTGGTCCCTCTGACTATGTCCCCTGGCAAAAGGATAACAAGGTATGCTTTATACGGATGGAGGGAAGGGGTTTTGCCGATATTCCATTAAACCTTGAGTTAAGGCTCTCGGTTGAAGATAGCCCAAATTCTGCGGGTGTGGCAATTGATGCAATAAGATGCCTTAAGCTTGCTCTGGAGAGAAAAATAGGAGGGGTAATAATTGGCCCCTCATCCTATTTTATGAAATCTCCACCCAAGCAATTTTCGGATACAGAGGCAAGAAGGCTTACTGAGAAGTTTATTGCTAATAAAACCTAA
- a CDS encoding restriction endonuclease gives MNEWVRKSIKIANAPGYLDNLHNIYSTTEESWRAISVDTKKELEEIFKSGDDVSLVRELLRLPKFPINDPYVAFLRKKDVFVKYNPKTVNRIAKRVRSLGFKAIIEAIEEPKASSRRIGILFRKWLPSIGYPVLPESEFGTYKGIAFLQGSDAQLRNFANEKLGCNLEKGLDFLAKVKDIYLIGEVKFLTDYGGAQNANFEDALRLFRKKEGNAMRIAVLDGVVWIKDGTKMYRTVCELEETALTALLLKKFLESQ, from the coding sequence ATGAACGAATGGGTAAGAAAGAGCATAAAGATTGCTAATGCACCGGGATATTTGGATAACCTTCACAATATTTATTCTACAACAGAAGAATCATGGAGAGCAATTTCTGTTGACACCAAAAAAGAATTAGAAGAAATTTTTAAATCCGGTGATGATGTGTCGTTGGTTAGGGAGCTATTAAGATTACCGAAGTTTCCGATCAATGACCCTTATGTAGCATTTTTACGAAAAAAGGATGTTTTCGTTAAATATAATCCTAAGACTGTTAACAGAATAGCTAAGAGAGTTCGTTCTTTGGGATTTAAGGCAATAATAGAAGCCATTGAAGAACCTAAGGCATCAAGTAGGCGAATCGGGATTCTTTTTAGAAAATGGCTACCAAGCATTGGCTATCCTGTACTTCCAGAATCCGAGTTTGGAACCTATAAAGGAATAGCATTTCTTCAAGGAAGCGATGCACAACTAAGGAATTTTGCAAACGAAAAACTTGGCTGTAATCTTGAGAAAGGACTAGATTTTCTTGCCAAAGTAAAAGATATTTATTTGATTGGGGAAGTAAAATTTCTTACTGATTATGGGGGTGCACAGAATGCAAACTTTGAAGATGCACTGAGATTGTTTAGAAAGAAGGAGGGGAATGCTATGCGAATCGCTGTCCTTGATGGTGTTGTATGGATCAAAGATGGAACAAAAATGTATAGAACAGTTTGTGAGTTAGAAGAAACGGCTTTGACTGCCCTCTTACTTAAAAAATTCTTGGAAAGTCAATGA
- a CDS encoding CDP-alcohol phosphatidyltransferase family protein has protein sequence MIGSFGRRYTFVLDPLVIILKKMGLSPNALSIIGLIMCIASGFCFAIGDFICGSLSLLIAGLLDILDGKLARDSPLPTSDSRLYFGAFLDSSLDRYGDSFVFFGIIYHYLENHILVIVSLFSLMGAYLTSYIKARAEKWIKINVGLLERPERIILLIIGGLTRMDIALWILAILGNITAIQRIIYVMRNAE, from the coding sequence ATGATAGGTTCTTTTGGAAGGAGATATACCTTTGTTTTAGACCCATTGGTCATTATTTTAAAAAAAATGGGTCTTTCTCCCAATGCATTAAGTATTATCGGCTTAATTATGTGTATTGCCTCAGGTTTTTGTTTTGCCATTGGGGATTTTATCTGTGGGAGCCTTTCCCTTCTTATTGCTGGATTACTTGATATATTGGATGGCAAACTCGCTAGAGACTCCCCACTTCCGACTTCCGACTCCCGACTTTATTTTGGTGCATTCCTTGATTCCTCCCTTGACAGATATGGCGATTCTTTTGTATTCTTTGGGATTATCTATCATTATTTAGAAAACCATATTTTGGTAATTGTTTCTTTATTTAGCCTTATGGGTGCTTATCTTACAAGCTATATCAAGGCAAGGGCAGAGAAATGGATCAAGATAAATGTTGGTCTCTTGGAAAGGCCAGAAAGAATTATCTTGCTGATAATTGGAGGGCTTACACGGATGGATATAGCCTTGTGGATACTGGCAATACTTGGAAACATAACCGCAATCCAAAGGATTATCTATGTAATGCGGAATGCAGAATAA
- a CDS encoding PH domain-containing protein, with translation MEEIVKWLNHFFKASIPVIAVIIALASCFTIRYELSDDALKIKIFGFSVKRLPYRNIVDVKIGYPFWGENFCRLIWRFWDIKSYVTIHHKGFLFKNTTITPENPEEFIRELKERLKIFGIAT, from the coding sequence TTGGAAGAAATAGTTAAATGGCTGAATCATTTTTTTAAGGCTTCAATTCCTGTTATCGCTGTTATTATCGCATTGGCTTCTTGCTTTACCATAAGATACGAGCTTTCAGATGATGCACTCAAGATAAAGATATTTGGCTTCTCTGTAAAAAGGCTTCCCTATCGGAATATTGTCGATGTAAAAATTGGCTATCCATTTTGGGGTGAAAACTTCTGCCGTCTAATCTGGCGCTTTTGGGATATCAAAAGCTATGTAACCATCCATCATAAGGGCTTTTTATTTAAAAATACAACCATTACCCCAGAAAACCCAGAGGAATTTATAAGAGAGCTTAAGGAGAGGCTTAAGATTTTTGGAATTGCAACATAA
- a CDS encoding site-specific DNA-methyltransferase: MIGGFGKMANNGIELQYKAKEDLKRIIAIISPVTLKEIVSFGQNRLDGWSNMLIFGDNLQALRTLIKEPNIKGKIRLVYIDPPFGTNQDFKSGISRTVSKSREDDTAYNDRLVGAEYIEFLRKRIILLREIMSEDSSIYVHIDWKMCHYVKVLMDEIFGQERFINNITRIKCNPKSFRRMAYGNMTDAILFYSKTDEYIWNDQREDFTDEQIKTLFPKIDKEGRHYTTLPLHAPGETLNGPTGKEWRGRKPPRGSHWQYPPEELDKLNEQGLIEWSSTGNPRRIYYAEEAVKKGKKRQDIWEFKDPPYPSYPTEKNLEMLKTIIEASSNPDDLVLDCFVGSGTTLIAAEELGRRWIGIDNSKVALDVAQKRLSSIKKHSRFTLYKIWEKME; encoded by the coding sequence ATGATTGGTGGTTTTGGAAAAATGGCAAATAACGGTATAGAATTACAATACAAAGCAAAAGAAGATTTAAAAAGGATTATCGCTATCATATCCCCAGTTACTCTCAAGGAAATCGTAAGTTTTGGTCAGAACAGACTTGATGGATGGAGCAATATGCTTATCTTCGGGGATAACTTACAGGCGTTAAGAACTTTGATAAAAGAACCAAATATCAAAGGAAAAATTAGGTTGGTATATATAGACCCTCCCTTTGGGACAAACCAAGACTTCAAAAGTGGAATTTCACGAACAGTAAGTAAGAGTAGAGAAGACGATACCGCATATAATGATAGACTCGTGGGGGCAGAATACATTGAGTTTTTAAGAAAAAGAATTATTTTGCTTAGAGAGATAATGTCAGAGGATAGCTCAATATATGTTCACATTGATTGGAAAATGTGTCACTATGTGAAAGTTCTAATGGATGAGATTTTTGGGCAGGAACGATTTATCAATAATATTACGAGAATAAAATGCAACCCAAAAAGCTTTAGAAGAATGGCATACGGAAATATGACAGATGCAATTCTTTTTTATTCAAAAACTGATGAGTATATTTGGAACGATCAGCGAGAAGACTTTACAGATGAACAAATAAAAACCCTATTTCCTAAAATTGATAAGGAGGGCAGGCATTATACAACACTTCCTCTCCACGCTCCAGGCGAAACTCTAAATGGACCCACGGGGAAGGAATGGAGAGGACGTAAGCCTCCAAGAGGAAGTCACTGGCAATATCCTCCAGAAGAATTGGACAAATTAAATGAGCAAGGTTTGATTGAATGGTCATCTACAGGAAATCCACGCCGAATATATTATGCAGAGGAAGCTGTGAAAAAGGGTAAAAAACGACAGGATATTTGGGAATTTAAAGACCCTCCATATCCTTCTTATCCAACTGAAAAAAATCTTGAAATGCTCAAAACTATTATAGAGGCATCCTCAAACCCAGATGACTTAGTTTTAGACTGTTTTGTTGGTTCTGGGACAACTTTAATTGCCGCAGAAGAGTTGGGAAGGCGGTGGATTGGGATTGATAATTCTAAAGTTGCTTTAGATGTAGCACAAAAAAGGCTTTCATCAATAAAAAAACATTCAAGGTTTACACTATACAAGATATGGGAGAAAATGGAATGA
- a CDS encoding HEAT repeat domain-containing protein, with protein MDFPKIVKNLSDKSIIFGKGRRKKAVEELAKIGTAEVVPYLVNALSDSDSEVKRHAFSSLCHLSDPSAIDCLCSNYLKDRNEKVWEIITTRGFAPSSPKERILFFIKTGQTAKCIPPSSPDIPVLIEMLKEGETKNEATRILSSINDDTVKEGLFNNLFLTWNNTLFSFLINTSFLPQDDGKRLIFYLFLGRDEDAQFIEKRKKGSFISGYKSLGLEGKNRLIEILVKKPSLLHLLYNLIAFENNLGIMRSIFKLIIEHKMKEAFSFFLKRREEDFIIKILSGLSISNEDLLEIGLIKGGLVLCMVYNCLKKRGWKTNEPLLLEFIEYVGKIEDELLRVNIRALASNNKREAISILSKIKDKRAIDNLISLLKDQNWRIKRQASNCLVEIGGNRVLSSLIELFKEKDWALRVICSESLAMMGQEKVIEFLIKAQSEEKLEVSEEAYISLAKLCPPSSQDVFIKALRHNNPKIRRIATASLGKIGSDRAIKPLIRTLNDMDSVVRLQISYSLANIGKRYNVSLPIEEKGLFAKTGIIKAIGLKAEEKHIDFLLSSLNDGDWRIRKEAIRSLKKIGKPYFIKPLIKMLQDEKLEVKREASIALCRLGEEKGFGILVDGIRSKNWSVQIQMAHTMSNYITENRERVFKLFVELTKDPDSQTRAAAIIGIGMMGDEKFIPTLLMAWTQEREVGIKKRIITSLINIGSEKGQRAFILGLSDKSEEIREASAYGFKRLRIKDGFSPLIEKIDDNSSRVRKSIFSSLRQIVDEFGMEIAEKNLVLLDKKIRELSNEKRDASEITEILLLRLSLAILKYKKRSGGRYQESGVI; from the coding sequence ATTCTGATAGTGAGGTAAAAAGACATGCCTTTTCTTCCCTTTGCCATCTTTCTGACCCTTCTGCAATTGATTGCCTTTGTTCTAATTATCTTAAGGATAGAAATGAAAAGGTATGGGAGATAATTACCACAAGGGGTTTCGCACCATCATCTCCTAAAGAAAGAATCCTTTTTTTTATAAAAACAGGCCAAACCGCAAAGTGTATCCCTCCATCTTCTCCTGATATTCCTGTTCTTATTGAAATGCTAAAAGAAGGGGAAACAAAAAATGAAGCCACAAGAATCCTCTCAAGCATCAATGATGATACTGTAAAGGAAGGACTTTTTAATAACCTCTTTTTAACCTGGAATAACACCCTTTTTTCATTTCTTATAAATACAAGCTTTCTTCCCCAAGATGATGGAAAAAGGCTTATATTCTATCTATTTCTAGGAAGGGATGAGGATGCGCAATTTATTGAAAAGAGAAAAAAGGGCTCTTTTATTTCGGGTTATAAATCCCTTGGACTTGAGGGAAAAAATAGGCTAATAGAGATTCTGGTCAAAAAACCCTCCCTTTTACACCTTCTTTATAATCTCATTGCTTTTGAAAATAACCTAGGAATTATGAGGTCTATATTTAAACTTATTATTGAACACAAAATGAAAGAGGCGTTTTCTTTCTTTCTTAAAAGAAGGGAGGAAGATTTTATTATAAAGATCTTAAGCGGTCTTTCTATTTCTAATGAAGACCTTCTTGAGATAGGGCTTATAAAGGGAGGGCTTGTTTTGTGTATGGTATATAATTGCTTAAAAAAAAGGGGGTGGAAAACGAATGAACCACTTCTTCTTGAATTTATAGAATATGTAGGAAAGATTGAGGATGAGCTTTTAAGGGTAAATATAAGGGCTTTAGCTTCTAACAACAAAAGGGAGGCTATATCTATTCTCTCTAAAATTAAGGATAAAAGGGCAATAGATAACTTGATTTCCCTTCTTAAAGACCAGAATTGGAGAATAAAAAGGCAGGCAAGTAATTGCCTTGTTGAAATTGGAGGAAATAGGGTTTTATCCTCTTTGATTGAGCTATTTAAGGAAAAAGATTGGGCTTTAAGGGTTATATGCTCTGAAAGCTTAGCAATGATGGGACAGGAAAAGGTAATAGAATTTCTTATTAAGGCACAATCAGAGGAGAAATTAGAGGTTTCTGAAGAGGCTTATATATCTTTAGCAAAGCTTTGCCCTCCTTCTTCCCAAGATGTTTTCATTAAGGCTTTAAGACATAATAACCCAAAGATAAGGAGAATAGCAACTGCCTCCCTTGGAAAGATAGGAAGCGATAGGGCAATAAAACCCCTCATTAGGACATTAAATGATATGGATAGTGTTGTAAGGCTACAGATATCATATTCCCTTGCAAATATTGGAAAAAGATATAATGTAAGCCTTCCCATAGAGGAAAAGGGTTTATTTGCTAAAACTGGAATTATCAAGGCAATTGGTCTTAAGGCCGAGGAGAAACACATAGATTTTCTCCTTTCTTCCCTTAATGATGGTGATTGGAGAATAAGAAAAGAGGCGATTAGAAGCTTAAAAAAGATAGGAAAACCGTATTTTATTAAGCCATTAATTAAGATGCTTCAGGATGAAAAGCTTGAGGTAAAAAGGGAAGCATCCATTGCTCTATGCAGACTTGGTGAAGAAAAGGGATTTGGTATACTTGTGGATGGAATAAGAAGCAAGAATTGGAGTGTTCAAATACAAATGGCTCATACAATGAGCAATTATATTACAGAAAATAGAGAAAGGGTTTTTAAGCTTTTTGTTGAATTAACCAAAGACCCAGATTCCCAGACAAGGGCAGCTGCCATTATTGGCATTGGAATGATGGGGGATGAAAAATTTATCCCAACCCTTCTTATGGCATGGACGCAGGAGAGAGAGGTTGGGATAAAAAAGAGAATAATCACATCCTTAATTAATATTGGAAGCGAAAAGGGCCAAAGGGCATTTATCCTTGGGCTATCAGACAAAAGCGAAGAAATAAGAGAAGCCTCTGCATATGGATTTAAAAGATTAAGGATAAAAGATGGTTTTAGCCCCCTTATTGAAAAGATTGATGATAATAGTAGCAGGGTAAGAAAAAGCATATTCTCATCCTTAAGGCAAATTGTTGATGAATTTGGGATGGAAATTGCTGAAAAAAACCTTGTCTTACTTGATAAAAAGATAAGGGAATTATCTAATGAGAAAAGGGATGCCTCTGAGATTACTGAGATCTTGCTCCTTCGCCTTTCCCTTGCCATATTGAAATATAAAAAGAGGTCAGGAGGAAGATATCAGGAGTCAGGAGTTATATGA